The following coding sequences are from one Musa acuminata AAA Group cultivar baxijiao chromosome BXJ1-6, Cavendish_Baxijiao_AAA, whole genome shotgun sequence window:
- the LOC135585338 gene encoding protein RIK-like isoform X1 produces the protein MTEDRSPKDPDESAVATSVGRQRKKRKWDQPAEPLLSAGIAVPGVPLAPNTILGTTLPGAVPFSGSLLTNSVPSTFVYPPQLVQSLAVPQNAAAIIQKLNQPKIQDELIAREIVINDAEPTARYKLTKRQTQEEIQKCTGAVVITRGKYRPPNGLPDSEKPLYLHISAGAHLKDTAERIKAVDLAAAMVEEILKQGQSSLMSSTPLQSVLLNGPVIQALSMCLFLGFDADPSLNIATRIRGPNDLYINHIMNETGATVVLRGRGSEHLDSSHEETLQPLHLYLSSTNPKSLEAAKILAENLLDTIASECGASRISSTKVYGAVPPPQQLLLGTESSSKVASAGNVDQIAIFPSTATCSMVATQSFLPGGDPLSAVSIVSSQGTAVQSGDVLKYGNPQNLVSYTVPAVTRATCYNGYEGIYPQSTPLQQVALALRQASTSSACVSSTSCFVDTTERKSSLNAKADARPPQKRKFQEIPVTSKVSTAFQNSQQGSEFLKPGSEDSSVRVSSMPPPKKLVDPGLNGTSPPPRNIPPPPPKFLSCQLQPSSDKGSKALEESSGPPLSPRNMPPPPPKFLGPQLPPKAGNGSMDTKKSTVPLSDTLLKLAEYGDEDDDADASEDTPTSSVESPKSHATRTPKPFWAV, from the exons ATGACGGAAGACAGGAGCCCTAAAGATCCCGATGAATCGGCGGTGGCGACAAGCGTCGGGAGGCAAAG GAAAAAGAGAAAGTGGGATCAGCCTGCTGAGCCGCTGCTATCTGCTGGAATAGCAGTTCCAGGTGTGCCATTGGCCCCAAATACTATCTTGGGGACCACTCTTCCTGGTGCTGTTCCATTTTCTGGGTCTCTTTTGACAAATTCAGTTCCATCAACTTTTGTTTATCCTCCTCAATTAGTACAATCACTTGCAGTCCCACAAAATGCGGCTGCAATTATTCAAAAGTTAAATCAG CCAAAAATTCAAGATGAGCTAATAGCTCGAGAGATTGTAATAAATGATGCAGAACCTACTGCAAGATACAAACTTACTAAACGTCAAACACAAGAAGAG ATTCAGAAATGCACTGGTGCAGTTGTCATAACAAG AGGCAAGTACCGTCCTCCAAATGGATTGCCAGACAGCGAAAAGCCACTATATCTTCATATATCTGCAGGGGCTCAT TTAAAAGACACTGCTGAGCGCATAAAAGCAGTTGATCTTGCAGCAGCAATGGTTGAGGAAATCTTGAAGCAAGGCCAGAGTTCCCTGATGTCTTCTACCCCTCTTCAATCGGTTTTGTTAAATGGCCCG GTTATTCAAGCTCTGAGTATGTGTTTGTTTCTGGGTTTTGATGCTGACCCTTCATTAAATATTGCAACTCGTATCCGTGGTCCAAAT GACCTCTATATAAATCATATTATGAATGAAACAGGAGCTACTGTTGTATTAAGAGGAAGGGGGTCTGAACATCTTGATAGTTCTCATGAAG AAACATTGCAACCCTTGCATTTATATTTGTCAAGTACAAATCCGAAAAGTCTGGAAGCTGCAAAGATTTTGGCAGAAAATCTTTTGGACACAATTGCATCTGAATGTGGTGCTTCAAG GATCTCATCCACTAAAGTCTATGGTGCTGTGCCTCCCCCACAGCAATTGTTGTTGGGAACAGAAAGCTCATCAAAGGTTGCATCTGCTGGAAATGTCGATCAAATTGCCATCTTTCCATCCACTGCCACTTGCTCTATGGTGGCGACACAGTCTTTTCTACCTGGTGGTGATCCACTGTCTGCAGTTTCCATTGTCTCATCTCAAGGGACAGCAGTCCAATCTGGAGACGTGTTGAAATATGGGAATCCCCAAAACTTGGTTAGCTATACCGTTCCTGCTGTCACAAGAGCAACATGCTATAATGGCTATGAAGGAATATATCCCCAGTCCACGCCATTGCAGCAGGTGGCTTTAGCACTTAGGCAAGCATCCACTTCATCTGCTTGTGTTTCATCGACAAGTTGCTTTGTGGACACAACTGAGCGGAAATCGAGTTTGAATGCTAAAGCAGATGCTCGGCCTCCACAGAAACGTAAATTTCAGGAGATACCAGTTACTTCAAAGGTTTCAACTGCATTTCAG AACTCACAACAGGGGTCAGAATTTCTTAAGCCAGGTTCTGAGGATTCAAGTGTGAGGGTTTCTTCCATGCCACCACCAAAGAAGCTAGTAGATCCTGGATTAAATGGGACGTCACCTCCTCCAAGGAACATTCCTCCCCCACCACCAAAGTTCTTATCATGTCAGTTACAACCTAGTTCTGATAAAGGAAGCAAGGCTTTAGAGGAATCAAGTGGTCCCCCACTATCGCCAAGAAACATGCCTCCACCACCTCCCAAGTTTTTGGGACCCCAGCTGCCACCAAAAGCTGGAAATGGTAGCATGGATACCAAGAAATCGACTGTGCCTCTCTCTG ATACGCTGCTGAAGCTTGCAGAATAtggagatgaagatgatgatgcggATGCATCTGAAGATACCCCAACAAGCAGTGTTGAATCGCCAAAGAGCCATGCAACTAGGACCCCTAAACCATTTTGGGCTGTATGA
- the LOC135585338 gene encoding protein RIK-like isoform X2, translating to MTEDRSPKDPDESAVATSVGRQRKKRKWDQPAEPLLSAGIAVPGVPLAPNTILGTTLPVPQNAAAIIQKLNQPKIQDELIAREIVINDAEPTARYKLTKRQTQEEIQKCTGAVVITRGKYRPPNGLPDSEKPLYLHISAGAHLKDTAERIKAVDLAAAMVEEILKQGQSSLMSSTPLQSVLLNGPVIQALSMCLFLGFDADPSLNIATRIRGPNDLYINHIMNETGATVVLRGRGSEHLDSSHEETLQPLHLYLSSTNPKSLEAAKILAENLLDTIASECGASRISSTKVYGAVPPPQQLLLGTESSSKVASAGNVDQIAIFPSTATCSMVATQSFLPGGDPLSAVSIVSSQGTAVQSGDVLKYGNPQNLVSYTVPAVTRATCYNGYEGIYPQSTPLQQVALALRQASTSSACVSSTSCFVDTTERKSSLNAKADARPPQKRKFQEIPVTSKVSTAFQNSQQGSEFLKPGSEDSSVRVSSMPPPKKLVDPGLNGTSPPPRNIPPPPPKFLSCQLQPSSDKGSKALEESSGPPLSPRNMPPPPPKFLGPQLPPKAGNGSMDTKKSTVPLSDTLLKLAEYGDEDDDADASEDTPTSSVESPKSHATRTPKPFWAV from the exons ATGACGGAAGACAGGAGCCCTAAAGATCCCGATGAATCGGCGGTGGCGACAAGCGTCGGGAGGCAAAG GAAAAAGAGAAAGTGGGATCAGCCTGCTGAGCCGCTGCTATCTGCTGGAATAGCAGTTCCAGGTGTGCCATTGGCCCCAAATACTATCTTGGGGACCACTCTTCCTG TCCCACAAAATGCGGCTGCAATTATTCAAAAGTTAAATCAG CCAAAAATTCAAGATGAGCTAATAGCTCGAGAGATTGTAATAAATGATGCAGAACCTACTGCAAGATACAAACTTACTAAACGTCAAACACAAGAAGAG ATTCAGAAATGCACTGGTGCAGTTGTCATAACAAG AGGCAAGTACCGTCCTCCAAATGGATTGCCAGACAGCGAAAAGCCACTATATCTTCATATATCTGCAGGGGCTCAT TTAAAAGACACTGCTGAGCGCATAAAAGCAGTTGATCTTGCAGCAGCAATGGTTGAGGAAATCTTGAAGCAAGGCCAGAGTTCCCTGATGTCTTCTACCCCTCTTCAATCGGTTTTGTTAAATGGCCCG GTTATTCAAGCTCTGAGTATGTGTTTGTTTCTGGGTTTTGATGCTGACCCTTCATTAAATATTGCAACTCGTATCCGTGGTCCAAAT GACCTCTATATAAATCATATTATGAATGAAACAGGAGCTACTGTTGTATTAAGAGGAAGGGGGTCTGAACATCTTGATAGTTCTCATGAAG AAACATTGCAACCCTTGCATTTATATTTGTCAAGTACAAATCCGAAAAGTCTGGAAGCTGCAAAGATTTTGGCAGAAAATCTTTTGGACACAATTGCATCTGAATGTGGTGCTTCAAG GATCTCATCCACTAAAGTCTATGGTGCTGTGCCTCCCCCACAGCAATTGTTGTTGGGAACAGAAAGCTCATCAAAGGTTGCATCTGCTGGAAATGTCGATCAAATTGCCATCTTTCCATCCACTGCCACTTGCTCTATGGTGGCGACACAGTCTTTTCTACCTGGTGGTGATCCACTGTCTGCAGTTTCCATTGTCTCATCTCAAGGGACAGCAGTCCAATCTGGAGACGTGTTGAAATATGGGAATCCCCAAAACTTGGTTAGCTATACCGTTCCTGCTGTCACAAGAGCAACATGCTATAATGGCTATGAAGGAATATATCCCCAGTCCACGCCATTGCAGCAGGTGGCTTTAGCACTTAGGCAAGCATCCACTTCATCTGCTTGTGTTTCATCGACAAGTTGCTTTGTGGACACAACTGAGCGGAAATCGAGTTTGAATGCTAAAGCAGATGCTCGGCCTCCACAGAAACGTAAATTTCAGGAGATACCAGTTACTTCAAAGGTTTCAACTGCATTTCAG AACTCACAACAGGGGTCAGAATTTCTTAAGCCAGGTTCTGAGGATTCAAGTGTGAGGGTTTCTTCCATGCCACCACCAAAGAAGCTAGTAGATCCTGGATTAAATGGGACGTCACCTCCTCCAAGGAACATTCCTCCCCCACCACCAAAGTTCTTATCATGTCAGTTACAACCTAGTTCTGATAAAGGAAGCAAGGCTTTAGAGGAATCAAGTGGTCCCCCACTATCGCCAAGAAACATGCCTCCACCACCTCCCAAGTTTTTGGGACCCCAGCTGCCACCAAAAGCTGGAAATGGTAGCATGGATACCAAGAAATCGACTGTGCCTCTCTCTG ATACGCTGCTGAAGCTTGCAGAATAtggagatgaagatgatgatgcggATGCATCTGAAGATACCCCAACAAGCAGTGTTGAATCGCCAAAGAGCCATGCAACTAGGACCCCTAAACCATTTTGGGCTGTATGA
- the LOC135585338 gene encoding protein RIK-like isoform X4 — MTEDRSPKDPDESAVATSVGRQRKKRKWDQPAEPLLSAGIAVPGVPLAPNTILGTTLPGAVPFSGSLLTNSVPSTFVYPPQLVQSLAVPQNAAAIIQKLNQPKIQDELIAREIVINDAEPTARYKLTKRQTQEEIQKCTGAVVITRGKYRPPNGLPDSEKPLYLHISAGAHLKDTAERIKAVDLAAAMVEEILKQGQSSLMSSTPLQSVLLNGPVIQALSMCLFLGFDADPSLNIATRIRGPNDLYINHIMNETGATVVLRGRGSEHLDSSHEETLQPLHLYLSSTNPKSLEAAKILAENLLDTIASECGASRISSTKVYGAVPPPQQLLLGTESSSKVASAGNVDQIAIFPSTATCSMVATQSFLPGGDPLSAVSIVSSQGTAVQSGDVLKYGNPQNLVSYTVPAVTRATCYNGYEGIYPQSTPLQQVALALRQASTSSACVSSTSCFVDTTERKSSLNAKADARPPQKRKFQEIPVTSKVSTAFQVFSLTFSEVDRLIAYNRWTCIYVARFSAAV; from the exons ATGACGGAAGACAGGAGCCCTAAAGATCCCGATGAATCGGCGGTGGCGACAAGCGTCGGGAGGCAAAG GAAAAAGAGAAAGTGGGATCAGCCTGCTGAGCCGCTGCTATCTGCTGGAATAGCAGTTCCAGGTGTGCCATTGGCCCCAAATACTATCTTGGGGACCACTCTTCCTGGTGCTGTTCCATTTTCTGGGTCTCTTTTGACAAATTCAGTTCCATCAACTTTTGTTTATCCTCCTCAATTAGTACAATCACTTGCAGTCCCACAAAATGCGGCTGCAATTATTCAAAAGTTAAATCAG CCAAAAATTCAAGATGAGCTAATAGCTCGAGAGATTGTAATAAATGATGCAGAACCTACTGCAAGATACAAACTTACTAAACGTCAAACACAAGAAGAG ATTCAGAAATGCACTGGTGCAGTTGTCATAACAAG AGGCAAGTACCGTCCTCCAAATGGATTGCCAGACAGCGAAAAGCCACTATATCTTCATATATCTGCAGGGGCTCAT TTAAAAGACACTGCTGAGCGCATAAAAGCAGTTGATCTTGCAGCAGCAATGGTTGAGGAAATCTTGAAGCAAGGCCAGAGTTCCCTGATGTCTTCTACCCCTCTTCAATCGGTTTTGTTAAATGGCCCG GTTATTCAAGCTCTGAGTATGTGTTTGTTTCTGGGTTTTGATGCTGACCCTTCATTAAATATTGCAACTCGTATCCGTGGTCCAAAT GACCTCTATATAAATCATATTATGAATGAAACAGGAGCTACTGTTGTATTAAGAGGAAGGGGGTCTGAACATCTTGATAGTTCTCATGAAG AAACATTGCAACCCTTGCATTTATATTTGTCAAGTACAAATCCGAAAAGTCTGGAAGCTGCAAAGATTTTGGCAGAAAATCTTTTGGACACAATTGCATCTGAATGTGGTGCTTCAAG GATCTCATCCACTAAAGTCTATGGTGCTGTGCCTCCCCCACAGCAATTGTTGTTGGGAACAGAAAGCTCATCAAAGGTTGCATCTGCTGGAAATGTCGATCAAATTGCCATCTTTCCATCCACTGCCACTTGCTCTATGGTGGCGACACAGTCTTTTCTACCTGGTGGTGATCCACTGTCTGCAGTTTCCATTGTCTCATCTCAAGGGACAGCAGTCCAATCTGGAGACGTGTTGAAATATGGGAATCCCCAAAACTTGGTTAGCTATACCGTTCCTGCTGTCACAAGAGCAACATGCTATAATGGCTATGAAGGAATATATCCCCAGTCCACGCCATTGCAGCAGGTGGCTTTAGCACTTAGGCAAGCATCCACTTCATCTGCTTGTGTTTCATCGACAAGTTGCTTTGTGGACACAACTGAGCGGAAATCGAGTTTGAATGCTAAAGCAGATGCTCGGCCTCCACAGAAACGTAAATTTCAGGAGATACCAGTTACTTCAAAGGTTTCAACTGCATTTCAG GTATTTTCTCTGACCTTCTCTGAAGTTGACAGGCTGATAGCATACAACCGTTGGACTTGCATTTATGTTGCGAGGTTTAGCGCTGCAGTTTGA
- the LOC135585338 gene encoding protein RIK-like isoform X3: MTEDRSPKDPDESAVATSVGRQRKKRKWDQPAEPLLSAGIAVPVPQNAAAIIQKLNQPKIQDELIAREIVINDAEPTARYKLTKRQTQEEIQKCTGAVVITRGKYRPPNGLPDSEKPLYLHISAGAHLKDTAERIKAVDLAAAMVEEILKQGQSSLMSSTPLQSVLLNGPVIQALSMCLFLGFDADPSLNIATRIRGPNDLYINHIMNETGATVVLRGRGSEHLDSSHEETLQPLHLYLSSTNPKSLEAAKILAENLLDTIASECGASRISSTKVYGAVPPPQQLLLGTESSSKVASAGNVDQIAIFPSTATCSMVATQSFLPGGDPLSAVSIVSSQGTAVQSGDVLKYGNPQNLVSYTVPAVTRATCYNGYEGIYPQSTPLQQVALALRQASTSSACVSSTSCFVDTTERKSSLNAKADARPPQKRKFQEIPVTSKVSTAFQNSQQGSEFLKPGSEDSSVRVSSMPPPKKLVDPGLNGTSPPPRNIPPPPPKFLSCQLQPSSDKGSKALEESSGPPLSPRNMPPPPPKFLGPQLPPKAGNGSMDTKKSTVPLSDTLLKLAEYGDEDDDADASEDTPTSSVESPKSHATRTPKPFWAV, encoded by the exons ATGACGGAAGACAGGAGCCCTAAAGATCCCGATGAATCGGCGGTGGCGACAAGCGTCGGGAGGCAAAG GAAAAAGAGAAAGTGGGATCAGCCTGCTGAGCCGCTGCTATCTGCTGGAATAGCAGTTCCAG TCCCACAAAATGCGGCTGCAATTATTCAAAAGTTAAATCAG CCAAAAATTCAAGATGAGCTAATAGCTCGAGAGATTGTAATAAATGATGCAGAACCTACTGCAAGATACAAACTTACTAAACGTCAAACACAAGAAGAG ATTCAGAAATGCACTGGTGCAGTTGTCATAACAAG AGGCAAGTACCGTCCTCCAAATGGATTGCCAGACAGCGAAAAGCCACTATATCTTCATATATCTGCAGGGGCTCAT TTAAAAGACACTGCTGAGCGCATAAAAGCAGTTGATCTTGCAGCAGCAATGGTTGAGGAAATCTTGAAGCAAGGCCAGAGTTCCCTGATGTCTTCTACCCCTCTTCAATCGGTTTTGTTAAATGGCCCG GTTATTCAAGCTCTGAGTATGTGTTTGTTTCTGGGTTTTGATGCTGACCCTTCATTAAATATTGCAACTCGTATCCGTGGTCCAAAT GACCTCTATATAAATCATATTATGAATGAAACAGGAGCTACTGTTGTATTAAGAGGAAGGGGGTCTGAACATCTTGATAGTTCTCATGAAG AAACATTGCAACCCTTGCATTTATATTTGTCAAGTACAAATCCGAAAAGTCTGGAAGCTGCAAAGATTTTGGCAGAAAATCTTTTGGACACAATTGCATCTGAATGTGGTGCTTCAAG GATCTCATCCACTAAAGTCTATGGTGCTGTGCCTCCCCCACAGCAATTGTTGTTGGGAACAGAAAGCTCATCAAAGGTTGCATCTGCTGGAAATGTCGATCAAATTGCCATCTTTCCATCCACTGCCACTTGCTCTATGGTGGCGACACAGTCTTTTCTACCTGGTGGTGATCCACTGTCTGCAGTTTCCATTGTCTCATCTCAAGGGACAGCAGTCCAATCTGGAGACGTGTTGAAATATGGGAATCCCCAAAACTTGGTTAGCTATACCGTTCCTGCTGTCACAAGAGCAACATGCTATAATGGCTATGAAGGAATATATCCCCAGTCCACGCCATTGCAGCAGGTGGCTTTAGCACTTAGGCAAGCATCCACTTCATCTGCTTGTGTTTCATCGACAAGTTGCTTTGTGGACACAACTGAGCGGAAATCGAGTTTGAATGCTAAAGCAGATGCTCGGCCTCCACAGAAACGTAAATTTCAGGAGATACCAGTTACTTCAAAGGTTTCAACTGCATTTCAG AACTCACAACAGGGGTCAGAATTTCTTAAGCCAGGTTCTGAGGATTCAAGTGTGAGGGTTTCTTCCATGCCACCACCAAAGAAGCTAGTAGATCCTGGATTAAATGGGACGTCACCTCCTCCAAGGAACATTCCTCCCCCACCACCAAAGTTCTTATCATGTCAGTTACAACCTAGTTCTGATAAAGGAAGCAAGGCTTTAGAGGAATCAAGTGGTCCCCCACTATCGCCAAGAAACATGCCTCCACCACCTCCCAAGTTTTTGGGACCCCAGCTGCCACCAAAAGCTGGAAATGGTAGCATGGATACCAAGAAATCGACTGTGCCTCTCTCTG ATACGCTGCTGAAGCTTGCAGAATAtggagatgaagatgatgatgcggATGCATCTGAAGATACCCCAACAAGCAGTGTTGAATCGCCAAAGAGCCATGCAACTAGGACCCCTAAACCATTTTGGGCTGTATGA